A section of the Hippea sp. KM1 genome encodes:
- the queD gene encoding 6-carboxytetrahydropterin synthase QueD has product MFEITITDDFAAAHRLNNYNGACENLHGHNFIVEVSVVCDKLDKAYIAIDFKELKAITKGILSKLDHRYLNELEPFKSTNPTSEMIAKYIFDELKKALTGKDCKPSRVSVYESLKAKATYSEINR; this is encoded by the coding sequence ATGTTTGAAATCACCATAACAGACGATTTTGCAGCGGCGCACAGGTTAAACAATTACAACGGGGCCTGCGAGAATCTGCATGGCCACAACTTCATTGTTGAGGTAAGTGTTGTATGCGACAAACTCGACAAGGCCTACATAGCCATAGATTTCAAAGAACTAAAGGCCATTACAAAAGGGATACTGTCTAAATTAGACCACAGATACCTAAACGAATTAGAACCATTCAAAAGCACAAACCCGACATCGGAGATGATAGCAAAATACATATTCGATGAGTTAAAGAAAGCCCTAACTGGCAAAGACTGCAAGCCATCAAGGGTCTCTGTATACGAATCCCTCAAGGCAAAAGCCACATACTCAGAGATCAATAGATGA